Proteins co-encoded in one Burkholderia ambifaria AMMD genomic window:
- a CDS encoding bifunctional diguanylate cyclase/phosphodiesterase produces MSSARSNHTPPTRPLRAPRKSRRRALFAIPLLGMLALALLWAVIIARLSVEKDSAYKEAAASAAILSSALEQHTVKAIHQVDQITRFVKFEFEKSPAHFNLASAVEKGVVPSDTLIQVSLVNAKGILFANTADIHPQPINLSDREHFKVHLAHNDDRLYISKPVFGRVSSHWTLQMTRRLNNPDGSFAGIVVVSEDPSYFTNDFYNNAAIGKEGVIAVVSDTGAVLARRTGSVSNAPGAFSASGVYPIAERVTGTIIDPIDGVTRIVSYRHLDGYPLAVMVGLSQTEEFADYSHTRNVYLLMTSFITLAMLAFFSVATGLIGKLLGREREMTQLAEYDLLTGLANRYATLRGLRNDVSMPASLSRLGLLFIDLDNFKTVNDTLGHNAGDIVLQMTASRLSDAVGDEGSLARIGGDEFVVVMKGDDIERRAVRLAEAIIRMFGEPFDVRGSSFVLHASIGIALHSVANESEIDLLKKADLAMYSAKDAGKNCYQFYAPHLSHRADHLMRWEQQLRVALAEGQLFLAYQPKIDLTHRTITGFEALARWDHPEHGIISANEFISIAESTGLIVPIGDFVIRTACEQIARWRDDGHDTLTLAINISPVQFWRGDLIETISQALQDTGIDANRLEIEITETAMMEYPELVSEKIVALKKLGIRIALDDFGTGYSSLSYLHRFSVDTLKVDRSFVQAIPNDRSVCVMVSSIVHLARSLGLTVVVEGTETEEQIAWLSALGEIEAQGFLFSRPVPADAIPALIARFGVRGARPDVLTHRATGSTSA; encoded by the coding sequence ATGAGCTCCGCCCGGTCCAACCACACGCCGCCGACCCGGCCGCTGCGCGCGCCGCGCAAATCGCGCCGGCGTGCGCTGTTCGCGATCCCGTTGCTCGGGATGCTGGCGCTTGCGCTGCTGTGGGCGGTGATCATCGCGCGACTGTCGGTCGAAAAGGACAGCGCGTACAAGGAAGCGGCGGCATCCGCCGCGATCCTGTCGTCCGCGCTCGAGCAGCACACCGTCAAGGCGATCCACCAGGTCGACCAGATCACCCGCTTCGTCAAGTTCGAGTTCGAGAAATCGCCCGCGCACTTCAACCTCGCGAGCGCGGTCGAAAAAGGCGTCGTGCCGAGCGACACGCTGATCCAGGTCTCGCTCGTGAACGCGAAGGGTATCCTGTTCGCGAACACGGCCGACATTCATCCGCAGCCGATCAACCTGTCGGACCGCGAACATTTCAAGGTCCATCTCGCGCACAACGACGACCGCCTGTACATCAGCAAGCCGGTGTTCGGCCGCGTGTCGAGCCACTGGACGCTGCAGATGACGCGGCGGCTGAACAACCCGGACGGCAGCTTCGCGGGCATCGTCGTGGTGTCGGAAGACCCGAGCTACTTCACGAACGACTTCTACAACAACGCGGCGATCGGCAAGGAAGGCGTGATCGCCGTGGTGTCCGACACGGGCGCGGTGCTCGCGCGGCGCACCGGCTCGGTCAGCAACGCACCGGGTGCGTTCTCCGCGTCGGGCGTGTACCCGATCGCCGAGCGCGTGACGGGCACGATCATCGACCCGATCGACGGCGTGACGCGCATCGTGTCGTACCGCCACCTCGACGGCTACCCGCTCGCGGTGATGGTCGGGCTGTCGCAGACCGAGGAATTCGCGGACTACTCCCACACGCGCAACGTCTACCTGCTGATGACGAGCTTCATCACGCTCGCGATGCTCGCGTTCTTCAGCGTCGCGACGGGGCTGATCGGCAAGCTGCTGGGGCGCGAGCGCGAGATGACCCAGCTCGCCGAATACGACCTGCTCACCGGCCTCGCGAACCGCTACGCGACGCTGCGCGGGCTGCGCAACGACGTGTCGATGCCGGCCAGCCTGTCGCGGCTCGGCCTGCTGTTCATCGACCTCGACAACTTCAAGACCGTCAACGACACGCTCGGCCACAACGCCGGCGACATCGTGCTGCAGATGACCGCGTCGCGCCTGTCGGATGCGGTCGGCGACGAAGGCTCGCTCGCGCGGATCGGCGGCGACGAGTTCGTGGTCGTGATGAAGGGCGACGACATCGAACGGCGCGCGGTGCGGCTCGCGGAGGCGATCATCCGGATGTTCGGCGAGCCGTTCGACGTGCGCGGCAGTTCGTTCGTGCTGCACGCCAGCATCGGCATCGCGCTGCACAGCGTCGCGAACGAAAGCGAGATCGACCTGCTGAAGAAGGCCGACCTCGCGATGTACAGCGCGAAGGACGCCGGCAAGAACTGCTATCAGTTCTACGCGCCGCACCTGTCGCACCGCGCGGACCACCTGATGCGCTGGGAACAGCAGTTGCGCGTCGCGCTCGCCGAAGGGCAGCTGTTCCTCGCCTACCAGCCGAAGATCGACCTGACGCACCGCACGATCACCGGCTTCGAGGCGCTCGCGCGCTGGGATCACCCCGAGCACGGGATCATTTCCGCGAACGAATTCATTTCGATCGCCGAATCGACGGGCCTGATCGTGCCGATCGGCGACTTCGTGATCCGCACCGCGTGCGAGCAGATCGCGCGCTGGCGCGACGACGGCCACGACACGCTGACGCTCGCGATCAACATCTCGCCGGTGCAATTCTGGCGCGGCGACCTGATCGAGACGATTTCCCAGGCGCTGCAGGACACCGGCATCGACGCGAACCGGCTCGAGATCGAGATCACCGAGACCGCGATGATGGAATACCCGGAGCTCGTGTCCGAGAAGATCGTCGCGCTGAAGAAGCTCGGCATCCGGATCGCGCTCGACGATTTCGGCACCGGCTATTCATCGCTGTCGTACCTGCACCGCTTCTCCGTCGACACGCTGAAGGTCGACCGCTCGTTCGTGCAGGCCATCCCGAACGATCGCAGCGTGTGCGTGATGGTGTCGTCGATCGTGCATCTCGCGCGCTCGCTCGGCCTGACGGTCGTCGTCGAGGGCACCGAGACCGAGGAGCAGATCGCGTGGCTGTCCGCGCTCGGCGAGATCGAGGCGCAGGGCTTCCTGTTCTCGCGCCCCGTGCCGGCCGACGCGATTCCCGCGCTGATCGCACGCTTCGGCGTGCGCGGCGCCCGGCCGGACGTCCTCACGCACCGCGCGACCGGCAGCACGAGCGCCTGA